AAAATCCTAGGTCTTATACTGGGCAATATTTAAAGCAGGTGTTGAAACAGTATCCAGCTAGGAAATCTTAGTCTTTTCCAAGTAGAGGTTCATATCCAGGCAAAAAAGCAAAGAAGGTTGTAGCAAACCTATCATGAAACTTCCTAACCCTGAATGCGCGATCGTTGAAATAGATAAAATCGCGGGTTACTGTCTCAACCCAGAACATCCAGAGGGAAAACACAAAGCTCGTGTATTTAAATCTGCACTAGACTTAGATTTAGATGATGCAGAAGAATTGCAAGCGATCCTTTTACAAGCAGTAGTAAATTATGATGCTATCCCTGGAAAAAGAAATCCATACGGTCAAAAATATATCATTGATTTTCCCCTAAATCGTTCAGATAAACAAGCAATTATTCAAAGCGTTTGGATAGTGCTTAATAATGAAGGCTTTCCACGCCTAGTCACCTGTTATGTAATCTAAACAATGAGGTAATACCAATGAAATTATTAGATGTAGTTGCTCTAACCGAAGACTTACCAGAATCGGGATTGCATCGCGGTCAAGTAGGAACGATTGTAGAAGCTTATGAACCTGGAGTTTTTGAAGTAGAATTCAGCGACTTAACAGGAAAAGCTTATGCCATAGAAACTTTAAATGCTAGCCAGCTAATGACTTTATATCATCAACCAATTGGTGAGAAAACATTATTGGTTTAACTTCCCTCCCTACAATACTTTTGAGATCGGCTCAACACCCACAACACATCCATTTATAAGGGAGCGCAACAGCTTAACTTTTAAGTTAGTATTTTTCACATAACAAAAACCCTCAGAGTGCTTAGTCTTTTAGGGTTTTGTCGAGATTTGGTGGTATTGGGAAAAGTTAAAGAAGGCTATCGCGCACTAAATAAAAACAACACCCGAATAGCGTCCCACAATCACTATTTAAACTTCATTCTTGATTTTGAGGAGTTAAGGGGAGTATAAAGGTTACTATCCCATTTTTTTACCAATAATTATAACAAAGCATCTTCTTCAGGAGTCAGATGTGAACGGGAAAGCAGTTCTTCAACAGTTTCTAAAAACTTCTCGTTTTCCTCTTCTGTTTTAATAATCCAAGGTTGATGTTGAGATAGCAATTGGCTGTAAATGTCTGAGTTAAAAGTTAGGGTCATTTTTACAATAGCTAATTAGCCATCTCTCCCCTTTGCCAAAACTGTTTTAAAATCTCGCCAGGTTTACGATCCCAAGTGTCAATATGCTCGTATATCAAATTATCTTGATTTAGTTTATACGTTGAATAGCCATTAAAAAGCAACCCTGCTTTCCAGGGAACGCGCAACACTCCCCGCACCGTCCACTTTGCTAAAATAGTCTCTTCGGCTGACTGAGATACTTCATGTACATCAAAGTAAATTTGGGTAAAAAATAGCCGAGCATGAAATCGCAATGTCCAAAATATAATCCGATAGTTAAATTTGTATTTGAATGTATTCACCGGATCTTTAAAGTAGATATCGTCTGTATAAATGTCATAAGAAATATCTTTTTCAAAAAGTGTTGGTAAATCCTCTTTTAAAGTTTTAATTACCTGTTTCACCGATAATTGAGATTCCACACGCATTTTTCCTTAAAAAATCTTTTTTAACAACCTTTGCCAAGTAGAAGATGTCTTCTTGTTACTCACACCACTCACACTCAAATCTGACAGAGTGGGAAATGATGCAGACTTAGCATAGGGGCCATTTCGTAAAACTTTAGCTAGGGTATTGTTATTTTCGCGCAAACCTTCGTAAAAAAAGAATACTTCTCCTTGAATACCAAGTTGGCGATTGTATTCAATTGCCTGCACCAGATATTCTGGACTAATACAATAACTACCAAGCTTCATAAGTATTCCCGGTGCTAACCGGGGCAACGTCGCATCTGTAAACTGCTGGCTTACTAGTTTATCAGCGATCGCACAATAACTCCCAAAGTCACGGCGATAAATCTGCGGCTGAATCATATCAACTATTCCCCGCTTCAGCCATGTGGGGGAGTCTTGCAGATATTCCTGGAATGCCCAATCATGGATATTAGGTGCGATCGCTACTAGCAAATTAGGATTAACTGCTTTTACCTCCCCGTAGAGACGCGCTAAAAAATCAGTGAGAATATCTGCACGCCACTGTAACCATTGCCTATCCTTGGGGTTCTGTGGCGGATTGCGATCGTATTCCTGGCGATAGCGGCTGACAGTTCCCTCATCATAGCCACCTTCACAGGGGAATGCTGGCAAGCGATCGTCTCCTTGAACACCATCCACATCATAATTCTTTACAACTTCCAGCACCAAGTTCAAGAAGAATTCCTGCACCTGTGAGTCGAGGGCATTCAACCACTCAAAGCCATTTTTATTTAGTAAGTTGCCGTTAAAATCACGCGCAGCCCATTCCGGTTTTTTCTGTAAAAGTACACCACCATTCAAATTGTAGGAACTGGCAAAACCATATTCAAACCAAGGAATAACTTTTAACCCAACTCGCCGCGCCTCAACTACCACCTCTTCTAAAGGGTCACGGCCTACAGACATAGGGTCAATTTCGACTCCAAATGTCTCCTGCATTGTTTGACTGGGATACAGAGTTACCGCCTTATTCCAAACAACGGGAAACACCACATTAAATCCTGTCTCGGCAAGCAAATCCATCGCCTCAGCAATGCGTTGCTTTGACCTGAGAACCTTACTATCAGTAGTGGTCAGCCAGATACCACGGGTTTCTATTATTGCCATTTCTATAAATTGAAATTCTCAGCACCGCACCATCTAAACATTGACTAGCCGACGATACCGTGCCTGTATTATTGTGTAAATTCCATAGGCAACCAAACCTAGTGCCACAATACCCAAAAGCCATGCTCCATAGGGCTGTTGCGCTAAAGTCTGTAATACTTCATCCAAACCTTCTGCGGTCGCGGCGTTTGATTGCCTTGCAGCTTCAATTAAAAACCAACCGATAATACAAAATACTATACCCCGTGCCGCTAAACCAAATCTGGAAATCCTCATTATCCATTGGGCTTGTATGTTGCTTAACTCAGTTAAATTGAGTTCTTTACGAAATTTGCCACTACAAGCTTGATAAAACTGATAGAAACCTAGAGCAATTACAAACACCCCCACAGTTGCAACTAACCATTCACCAAAGGGTTGAGAAAGCAAACGTGCTGTCGAATCTTCAGTAGAATCACTACTATTTTTACCACCGCCTGTACCCGTAACGATTTTCACAGCACTTAAGGCTAAACTTGCATAAATCAAGCCATTAACTGCGTAACCAATTTGCACTGCCAAACCTTTGGCATCATTACCTTTATTTTCTGGGTCTTTAATTGCCTGTATAAAACGCCAGATTACATATCCGATCAAGCCAATTGCAACTAAAGCCAGCAAAAATTTACCAAATGGCTGGTTGACGATTGTTTGGAGAGCGCCTTGGGTATCAGTTGTTTTACCACCCCTGCCAAAAGCTGTCTGTGCTGCCAGTAGTCCAACTATACCGTAAACTACTCCCTTGGAAACATAGCCAAATCGTCCCAGTCGCTCAACCCACAATGAAGCATGGTTTGTCAACTGTTGTGTCATGGTATTTGGGAAGAATTATTATATCTATCCTTTACCAAAATTTACCCAACATTCGCATCTATCCC
The Nostoc punctiforme PCC 73102 genome window above contains:
- a CDS encoding DUF1206 domain-containing protein — protein: MTQQLTNHASLWVERLGRFGYVSKGVVYGIVGLLAAQTAFGRGGKTTDTQGALQTIVNQPFGKFLLALVAIGLIGYVIWRFIQAIKDPENKGNDAKGLAVQIGYAVNGLIYASLALSAVKIVTGTGGGKNSSDSTEDSTARLLSQPFGEWLVATVGVFVIALGFYQFYQACSGKFRKELNLTELSNIQAQWIMRISRFGLAARGIVFCIIGWFLIEAARQSNAATAEGLDEVLQTLAQQPYGAWLLGIVALGLVAYGIYTIIQARYRRLVNV
- a CDS encoding DUF2358 domain-containing protein yields the protein MESQLSVKQVIKTLKEDLPTLFEKDISYDIYTDDIYFKDPVNTFKYKFNYRIIFWTLRFHARLFFTQIYFDVHEVSQSAEETILAKWTVRGVLRVPWKAGLLFNGYSTYKLNQDNLIYEHIDTWDRKPGEILKQFWQRGEMAN
- a CDS encoding glycoside hydrolase family 10 protein yields the protein MAIIETRGIWLTTTDSKVLRSKQRIAEAMDLLAETGFNVVFPVVWNKAVTLYPSQTMQETFGVEIDPMSVGRDPLEEVVVEARRVGLKVIPWFEYGFASSYNLNGGVLLQKKPEWAARDFNGNLLNKNGFEWLNALDSQVQEFFLNLVLEVVKNYDVDGVQGDDRLPAFPCEGGYDEGTVSRYRQEYDRNPPQNPKDRQWLQWRADILTDFLARLYGEVKAVNPNLLVAIAPNIHDWAFQEYLQDSPTWLKRGIVDMIQPQIYRRDFGSYCAIADKLVSQQFTDATLPRLAPGILMKLGSYCISPEYLVQAIEYNRQLGIQGEVFFFYEGLRENNNTLAKVLRNGPYAKSASFPTLSDLSVSGVSNKKTSSTWQRLLKKIF
- a CDS encoding DUF4926 domain-containing protein; translation: MKLLDVVALTEDLPESGLHRGQVGTIVEAYEPGVFEVEFSDLTGKAYAIETLNASQLMTLYHQPIGEKTLLV
- a CDS encoding DUF6883 domain-containing protein produces the protein MKLPNPECAIVEIDKIAGYCLNPEHPEGKHKARVFKSALDLDLDDAEELQAILLQAVVNYDAIPGKRNPYGQKYIIDFPLNRSDKQAIIQSVWIVLNNEGFPRLVTCYVI